Proteins encoded together in one Oryzias latipes chromosome 11, ASM223467v1 window:
- the LOC101159115 gene encoding gonadotropin inhibitory hormone peptides-like — protein sequence MLTMMMLSVLLVLGGLGGAAASDLHVFGKSFHGDDPLESSHDSQLNMLRKQLHQQTKRGIRRSLDLESFNIRVTPTSSKLNLPTIIKLYPPTAKPLHMHANMPLRFGRESSASDDRVSNSSPNMPQRFGRAWEVLRMCGGCRSVREAPSPVLPQRFGRNTPHWGFLNTLANEQLLNPELRWNKDIDLPISSEEEEMEGKDIYNMK from the exons ATGTTGACAATGATGATGTTGTCAGTGCTTCTGGTGCTGGGAGGTCTGGGGGGGGCAGCAGCGTCCGACCTTCATGTGTTTGGGAAGTCCTTCCACGGTGATGACCCCTTGGAGAGCAGCCATGACAGCCAACTGAACATGCTGAGGAAGCAGCTGCACCAACAG acaaaaagggGAATCCGCAGGAGTTTGGATCTGGAGAGCTTCAATATTCGTGTGACCCCCACATCCAGCAAACTCAACCTACCAACCATCATAAAGCTGTATCCACCCACAGCCAAACCTCTTCACATGCACGCCAACATGCCGCTCCGCTTCGGGAGGGAGAGCAGTGCCAGTGATGACAGGGTGTCAAACTCTTCCCCCAACATGCCGCAAAGGTTCGGGCGGGCCTGGGAGGTCCTTCGCATGTGTGGCGGCTGCCGGAGTGTCCGTGAAGCACCAAGCCCTGTGCTGCCGCAGAGATTTGGTAGAAACACTCCTCACTGGGGCTTTCTGAACACTCTGGCCAATGAACAGCTGTTGAACCCTGAATTGCGCTG GAACAAAGACATTGACCTTCCAATCAGCTCAGAAGAAGAGGAAATGGAAGGAAAAGACATTTACAACATGAAGTGA